One window of the Nitrososphaerota archaeon genome contains the following:
- a CDS encoding zinc ribbon domain-containing protein encodes MFCPKCGTQLPDEAGFCFKCGAKVSLASGQQASATSKEQVLAPSGATALKCPSCGAPITPKFGEMIITCAYCGSSVTLGNEGWKSINKHTMLPVKLTSQDDVLKIIHGQMDRGLFHRHLMEESQLEEMNLALVPYWLMPVSARTSLVANDMAAEAGSIATTAALAGIMGAAMSGGRRGGGGLMGGVLLGTMMGGGGIGGGQGARRAYEMDNDYNFPVVALKALTEYQPKDYQFNLADRAIFDETKMKGMKVLNGDLGEDTAKYQAKTMVDQVQSEKAHQAHHMIQQLSTESDVGDGELLHAPVWFARYDHKGTKIVLVVDGNSGGIINSLGL; translated from the coding sequence ATGTTCTGCCCGAAGTGCGGCACGCAGCTTCCAGACGAGGCGGGATTCTGCTTCAAGTGCGGGGCGAAGGTTTCTCTGGCTTCCGGGCAGCAGGCTTCTGCCACTAGCAAGGAACAGGTGCTGGCGCCTTCGGGGGCGACCGCCCTGAAGTGCCCGAGCTGCGGGGCCCCCATAACCCCGAAGTTCGGAGAGATGATTATCACCTGCGCCTATTGCGGGAGCAGCGTGACCCTCGGCAACGAGGGATGGAAGAGCATCAACAAGCACACGATGCTTCCGGTGAAGTTAACGAGCCAGGATGACGTCCTGAAGATAATCCACGGGCAGATGGACCGGGGCCTCTTCCACAGGCACCTTATGGAAGAGTCTCAGCTTGAAGAGATGAACCTGGCCCTGGTACCCTACTGGCTGATGCCAGTTTCAGCGAGGACGTCGCTCGTAGCCAACGACATGGCGGCTGAGGCAGGGAGCATAGCAACGACTGCGGCCCTCGCGGGCATCATGGGTGCGGCCATGAGCGGAGGTAGGCGAGGAGGCGGTGGCCTGATGGGAGGGGTCCTCCTAGGGACGATGATGGGAGGCGGAGGAATCGGGGGAGGCCAGGGGGCGAGGCGGGCCTACGAGATGGACAACGACTACAACTTTCCAGTGGTAGCTCTGAAGGCGCTGACTGAGTATCAGCCGAAGGATTACCAGTTCAACCTGGCCGACAGGGCGATCTTCGACGAGACGAAGATGAAGGGGATGAAGGTTCTCAACGGCGACCTAGGGGAGGACACTGCGAAGTACCAGGCGAAGACCATGGTCGACCAGGTGCAGTCGGAGAAGGCCCATCAGGCTCACCATATGATCCAGCAACTCTCGACGGAGTCCGACGTGGGGGACGGGGAGCTGCTCCATGCGCCGGTTTGGTTCGCGAGATACGACCACAAGGGGACGAAGATTGTGCTGGTGGTGGACGGCAATTCGGGCGGTATTATCAACAGCCTAGGCCTCTGA
- a CDS encoding SPFH domain-containing protein, protein MFGKKPDAVPVTGGSVFGSTTIAWDDQFKQGSVLWKVPRNIRLNDNIVVREDEIAVFYRDGKVLTYFDQPNRYALTDINAPVVGKLLKFFTGVVQEAEVFYLPKRYLDGKFGSAQPYQFTDPTFGIVNLRVFGEYRWKISSPELFINQFVGTFNADTSDDVDGRVKDQVVILVYNAVGKMKAQGLKVTDLAANLTNIEQEILAAAPDHLGQYGIEINKISGLTISLPDEVQKAIDTRSQMSVLGVNYMQYQTGQAIDDAAKNPSGGAGVFAGLGAGIGAGSAIGGQMAQGMTQGQTKSCPSCGTLMPLNTKFCPNCGATQVQPQGSAPGGTKPKFCPNCGTAVGESTKFCPSCGQQL, encoded by the coding sequence TTGTTTGGAAAGAAACCTGACGCGGTGCCTGTTACGGGGGGCAGTGTTTTCGGCTCGACTACCATAGCCTGGGATGACCAGTTCAAGCAGGGGAGCGTCCTCTGGAAGGTGCCGAGGAACATCCGCCTCAACGACAACATTGTGGTGAGGGAGGACGAGATTGCGGTCTTCTACAGGGACGGAAAGGTTCTCACCTACTTCGACCAGCCGAACAGGTATGCGCTGACGGACATCAACGCGCCGGTGGTGGGGAAGCTGCTGAAGTTCTTCACCGGAGTGGTGCAGGAGGCAGAGGTCTTCTACCTCCCGAAGCGATACCTGGACGGTAAGTTCGGGAGCGCCCAGCCATATCAATTCACCGACCCTACCTTCGGAATCGTGAACCTGCGGGTCTTTGGAGAGTACAGGTGGAAGATCTCGTCCCCGGAGCTCTTCATCAACCAGTTCGTAGGAACTTTCAACGCGGACACGTCGGACGACGTCGACGGAAGGGTCAAGGACCAGGTCGTAATCCTCGTCTACAACGCAGTCGGGAAGATGAAGGCCCAGGGGCTCAAGGTGACGGACCTTGCGGCGAACCTGACGAACATCGAGCAGGAGATCCTGGCGGCCGCCCCCGACCACCTGGGACAGTACGGAATCGAGATCAACAAGATTTCAGGCCTGACGATCAGCCTCCCAGACGAGGTCCAGAAGGCGATAGACACAAGGTCGCAGATGTCAGTGCTGGGAGTCAACTATATGCAATATCAGACCGGCCAGGCGATCGACGATGCAGCGAAGAATCCATCTGGGGGCGCAGGCGTCTTTGCAGGACTCGGGGCAGGCATCGGCGCTGGTTCGGCCATAGGGGGACAGATGGCCCAGGGGATGACCCAGGGCCAGACGAAGAGCTGCCCGAGCTGCGGGACGCTCATGCCTCTCAACACGAAGTTCTGCCCGAACTGCGGTGCGACTCAGGTCCAACCACAGGGCAGCGCGCCAGGCGGGACGAAGCCAAAGTTCTGTCCGAACTGCGGGACCGCCGTCGGTGAAAGCACGAAGTTCTGCCCAAGCTGCGGACAGCAGCTGTAG